TGGATCTGGCGGTCTTTTCGGAGGACTTCCAGATTCATGTCCTCCTGTTTTGACCCCAACTTGGCCCGtagctcctccagctcctttgAGTTTTGGGCCTGTCGGTCCTTCATTTCCGCTCGGTATTGTCTCTCCATTGCCTCCAAAGCCTGTTGGTGTTCCCACTTCATCTGTTCGACCTCGGCCTTGAACCCTCGCTTGATTTCTTCGACGTCGTGTTGATGCTCTCGTGACTTGTCCTGGAGTTCGTATTTGTGCTTTTGCCGCTCGCTCTCGAACTGTAGGATTAATGACTGCTTTTCTTGCTGCATGGAGAGGTTGTCATGTTGCAAAGAGCTGATTTGTCCCTGTAGTTGTGCAGTTTGGTCCATCAACCGTTGTTGCTCACGTTCAAGATCACTCGCTAGAACAGCACGTTAGTCCCCAACTCTGGATATCACTCCGCCAAACTTACCCCTATTCTTCGCAAACTGAATAGCCTCCTCGAGGGCTTTTCTGTCGGTAATGGTGGTATCAAAGGCCTCTTTCATCTCTTTGAACTGCGTCTCGAACTCGTGAAGCCGACCGTCTACGTCCCAGCCTGTGAAAGTTTTTAAATGTGAGTCCTTGGTCAAGAATGGTAACTTTTTAGGAGACGGAGATTTGGTAGGAGAACAAGGGGTCTGGGCAATGCTCCTGACCGTGGTGCCCAGCTTCTCCAGTGCCACACGGCCATTCCGGATCTCTGGCGGGGTGACTGGTACACTAGGAAAATTGGCCTGAGAGTTGGTGGTCCTAAACGGGTCCGGACTGGTAGCTCCCCCCCGGCGGTTCTGGAGAGTCGAACTTCGCTGCTCTTGTCCGTCGGGCGGCTGAAACATAAGAGAAAGGGAGTGCTCTTTTGCCTTGGATATCACTTGATTTCCGCTAGCTATGTCGCCGACGTCATCATTGAGCGAGAGGTTGCCCATCCGCTTGCTGAGCGTCAACTCCTCTTTGCTAGGCATTCGAGCACGGATTCCGACGGACTGTTCAGAGGCTGTAGATCGTCCTCTTTGAGTCCGCACTTTGTTGGTACGGGGTTGTAAGGAAGCAGAAAAATTCCTACTTTTCTTTTGGTCGGCTggtcctccatcttcttccgCTGATCGCCCGCTCATCACTGTCGCCGGTCGAGATCTCGTGGTTCCTCTGGTGTTCGATGGGTTGAAGCCCATGGAGCTGGGTGCTCGGCCTGATATTGGTGGGCGGCTTCCGGCACCCATGGTTCGCGAAaagctgttggtgctggcatGGCGGGAGGTTCCTGGAAGAGTGGTTGGTGGCCGTGAGGATGTTGCGGTAGCGGTTTGGTGAGTCTACGACAAGTCAGGGTTAGCATCAAAGCCTGTGGCAAGGCAAGCAAGAAAAATACATGATCAAGTTCAGTGCCAGCCGAGTCGGTCCATGGGTCGCAGTCGTCGGAGGAGCGGCGCAGGTAGGTATCTGAACAGCAGCCCCTCAGACGCTTCCATGCTGGCGGGTTGGGGCTCTTCTTGTTACTGGTCTCTTTTGGGGCCGACATTGAGCCCAACGATGAGTAGGAATATGGCGTGTGGGACAGTGGGGATAGATTGGGCAATGGGAAGTGGGCTGCAGGGTAGGAGTCGGAGATAACAGTCAACGTACAGATGCAAGAGATGCGATAGATGTGGGTTTGAGGCCGATGCCCGTCATTCTCGAGACTGAAGGCGTAGCTGCTGGCAGTTGCGATTTGGAGATAGGCTCACCAGCTCTTTCCGCCAGTGTTTTGCGCTTGGCGTCGCGGTCTGGGACTACAGAAGATCCTTTTCGGTCAGTCAGGGCAAGTGGGTGGCATGGATTGGGCGGTGACGACAACGTACCGGCGCCATTGTATGTGCGTTTCGACGGGAGGAGGCCCGACGGGTGAGGTCGCGCGTTCTGGTCCGAATTGGTGATCTCCTGGAGGTATGCGCTCGGGGCCATCGTGGTCGTGGTGCTCGTGTGGACTTGAGGGGCGCGAAGGCCGGAGCGGAAGGTCTAGATGTCGCAAAATATCAGTGTCAGGGTCGGGGGTCCGAGGGCAGCATCAAAGATGGAGAGAAAGACTTCAAAACATACACCACCGTTCTCTGTAGACTCCATGTTGGCGTTGGCTCCGTTGCGCATGCGAGGAATAAGAAAATGGACGAGCAGATAGGATAGCGATAGGAGCAGTGCTCCAGTTTGAGTTGGGGGGTGCGACACAGTCGTGAACAGAGGCGGGTCTTCTCTGGGACTTGGGACTGGACTGGtgcctcttctcctcaacgGGTGTAGCGTAGAAAGACGGATGGTAGAAGCTGTGTTTACTTCACCGGGGCAACGAAACTGCTTACGGGAGCCAATGGGAGGGGTCCGCTGGGACGACGCCGTGTGGGGTTTTGTGGGGTACATGGTGAACAAAGGAAACGTGGATTGAGCAGGGCCAGCAATCCAGAGACTGGCGAGAGAGTGGCATGCTTGGACGGATAGGATGAAGAGGCAGAAGATGTCAAGCAGATTCTCTCCCCATTAATTTCTCATCCGATGCGGAGTCCCAGCCAGCTTCTCTTGGAAGAGCTGCATCTACTAGTTTCCACGGGGCAAGGGGGGCGGTGTGTCAATGTGTGTCCCGGAATACCCCGCTCAAAGGGTTAGGGTGCAGCTTTCTTTCCTGTCCTCCTGTCCATTCGTCTGCCTTGATCTGCTCATCCCGCCGGAATCATTCCAGCCACACCGTCCCCAGTGAGCCAGTGTCTCCAGTTGCCCTTGTCCCAGAGTTCTGTAGCGAGTCTGGTCCCTACAGCGCACGTGCCACTCGTTCACATGCTCCACTGGACAGGCATGATGTCTTCAAAATATCTGGCCAGTGAAAGCCTCTGGAATCTATTAATCGTACGTCAGGCCTACATTTGCCTGTATCACACGGATCAACACTTTACGCAACTACTACTGCGGTACATACACTCACGACACCCCCGTCCTCGCATACATACGGCACTAAAATAATCCCAAGGACCGCAACCGCCCTTGCCGCGCATCGCAACCCCATCGCATCATGGAGAAGTTCTCCCAGTTTCGCGACAGAGGTATGTCTCTCCCCCGCCttaccatcccatcccctcTAACCATGTCACACCCTCGTTAACCTTCTCCATCACAGGGTCCGGCATATCCCCCTTCAtacccacctcctcccccacctccataTTCAGCAACCtaacctccaccatcctcttcctcatccgcctccccatcttcctcgcttacaccctcctctacttcctcttcctccaccacttccccctccccgccgtgGCCCacaagctcctcctctggacctacctctccatccccggAATCTGGTGGGTAGACCTCCAACTCGACGGCGTAAAACGcggctccctctcccagcaacccccctcccgcgTCCCCCACCCCGGctccctcatcgccgccaatttcacctcccccgtcgACGCCCTCTACCTCGCCGCCGTCTTCGACCCCATCTTTGTCGTCTCCTACCCCCATTCCCGAAAAGTCCAACGCATCTCGCTCATCGCAGCAATAATCAATGCCTTGTCCCCCGCCCCCTTGTCCCCTCCTCCGGGAAGTAGTCTCACCGACCTGAGGACGATCATCGAGAAGAATCCCAACAGGGTTGTTGCCATCTTTCCGGAATCGGGCACGACGAATGGAAAGGGGATTCTGCCGTTGAGCCCGGCCTTGTTGACTGTGCCGGCTGAGGCAAAGATCTTCCCTGTCAGTATGAGGTATACGCCACCTGATATTACGACGCCTGTGCCTGGAACTTGGATCCAGTTTTTGTGGAAGCTGCTGGGGCGGCCGACGCATTGTATTAGGGTCAGGATTgcggaggggatggtgaaTACCACCAAGGCCGTCAATGGGGTTTCAAGCCAGGAGGAGAGCACGCCCAGtggggaggacggggtgacggtggaggagcagaagctgcTGGACAATGTCGCGGAGGCCTTGGCTAGGTTAGggagggcgaagagggtgggCTTGacgttgaaggagaaggatgccTTTGTTAAGGCTTGGAATAAGAGGAGAAGGTAGAGCTGTGGTGAAACAAATGGTCAGGGGTTGGTTTGTGATATGATGTTTCTAATGCGCATTTACAGGCAAGCAGGAAGGAATCAAGATCGGATATAGAGGTTGGGAAATTTTGGAACATGCATGATCATTAGCACTATACCAGGACAAGAAGATCATGTCCGTGTCGATAATTGGAACCCAATGTAACAAAAAGTTCATCAAATTCTTGCTTGATTATACTTGTCAACCGCCAACCTGGTATATCTTTTTCCgcagccaaccacccaaaaacAGGCAAACAATAAGCGCCTTTTTCCCATGCCAAATAAAAACAAGATCAGTATATgtacaaaacaaaaagtccCACCCTTAAATTATACCTTTTTCTCCATCCCTTCAAAGTTCCCGAGCTTCTACGCCCGTTCAAGCATCAGTCACACAGCCGTGGCTGGCATCCTTGACCAGTTGGGCGTACTTTCTAAGAGTACCCCTCTTGGCCTTGGACTCGGGGGCTCTCCACTGGCTCTTTCTCCTCTCGAGCTCCTCAGCAGGGATCTCGAGGTTGAGCACACGCTGCTCGGCGTCAATGACAATCTTGTCACCGTCCTGGACAAGGGCAATGGGGCCACCCTCCATGGCCTCGGGCACGATATGACCGATCAAGAAGCCGTGAGAACCACCGGAGAAGCGCCCATCAGTGATGAGGGCAACATCCTTGCCAAGGCCAGCGCCCATGATGGCAGAGCTCGGCTTAAGCATCTCAGGCATACCAGGACCACCCTTGGGACCCTCGTAGCGGATGACAACGACGGTCTTCTcgcccttcttgatctcaCCGCGCTCGAGAGCCTCAATGAAGCCATCCTCGTAGTCGTAGACCTTGGCGGTACCCTCGAAACGGAGACCCTCCTTGCCAGTGATCTTGCCGACACAGCCGCCGGGGGCGAGGGAGCCGCGGAGAATCTGGATGTGACCGGTAGGCTTGATTGGGTCGCTCATGGGGCGGATGATCTTCTGCTCGGGGGGGAAGTCGGGGTAGGCCTCGACGTTCTCCTTCATGGTCTtgccggtgacggtgacgccAGAGCCATCAATGATACCTTCCCTGAGAAGGAacttgaggagggagggggtacCACCAATCTTGCAGAGATCCTCCATGACGTACTTGCCGGAGGGCTTGAGGTcagcgaggaaggggattCTGTCGGAAACGGCCTGGAAGTCGTCGATGGTGAGCTTGATGCCAACGGAgtcggcgatggcgatgagaTGGAGGACGGCGTTGGTGCTGCCACCAAGAACGGTAACGACGGTCATGGCATTCTCAAAGGCTTGGCGGGTCATGATGTCGCGGGGGCGGATGTCCTCTCTGAGGAGGGTCTTGACAGCCTCACCGACGCTCTCGCACTCGGCCTTCTTGCTGGGGTCCTCGGCGGGGTTGCTGGAAGAGCCGGGGAGAGTCATACCGAGAGTCTCGATGGCACTGGCCATGGTGTTGGCAGTGTACATGCCACcgcaagcaccaccaccggggCAAGCGTTGCGGATGATGTCGAAGCGCTGCTTCTCGTCGATCTCGCCGGAAAGGTACTGGCCGTAGGCCTGGAAAGCGCTGACAATGTCGATGGGCTCGCCACCAGCACTGCAGCCGGGCTTGATGGTACCACCATACACCATGATACTAGGGCGGTTGACTCTGCCCATAGCGATCAACACACCGGGCATGTTCTTGTCGCAACCGGGCAGGGAAACGTTGGCGTCGTACCACTGGCCATTCATGACGGTCTCGATACTGTCGGCAATAATTTCTCTGCTCTGCAAGCTGTAACGCATACCAGTGGTGCCCATGCTAATACCGTCGGAGACACCAATAGTGTTGAAGCGCATGGGCACGAGGCCAGCCTTCTTGATGCTGTCTCTGACGAGACCGGAGAGGTCGAGCAAGTGCATGTTGCAAGGGTTGCCATCGTACCAGACAGACGAAATACCGACCTGAGGCTTGTTCATGTCGGCCTCAGACAGACCAGTAGCGTAAAGCATGGCCTGAGAAGCACCCTGGGACTTGGgctgggtgatggtggccgAGACCCTGTTGAGCTTCTCATCGGCATAGCGGCGGGCAGTGGTAGAAAGAAGGCGGCTAGAGAAGGATAACAGTaagcttcttgatctcggcgATAGAAAATGCAGCTCTGAAGCTTGATAGAGGAGACATACGCCTGGTTTCTCATGGGCAGGGCCCGGCCAGTGGCCAGAGCTCTGGGAGCACCAGCTCTCAGAAGTGAGGGGAGCATGGCTGATATGACGATGACTGTGCCAGAgaagagaacaagaagaaagaacCAATTGACAGCCCGTGGAGTGTATAGGGACTTAATAGACAGCGAGGACAAGTCAATTGTCCCTTCTCGTTCTTCTGGTTGTGTCGGGTTGGGGAATAAAGATGGAGGTTTTGGGCGAAGTCGGAGCTAAAATTTCCAGATGGCTGCCCGAGTCGTGGTGCGCTGTGACAGTCACAGGGACGCTGCTACAGGGGTCCCCACAAGAGCTCCCCGCCCTTTTTTTTAGCTGCATGGGAATACGAATACAAGCTTTTTCATTGGTCCAGCAGCAGGAAAGATGCCAGCAGAGAAGACAGTGAGATGGGGTCATCTTTGTCCCAAGAATGAAGGTCACACTTCGAGACGGGAACCCATCATTGTTCTGGAGTATTTGTGTAGTTGGTGGCTTTTCTGGTTTCCGCTAGGCTAAAGTCTTCTGCTTACAAGAAAGCTCTATCAGTACATGTGGATAGCCCGTAGCTTATTTTGACCTCGGTCTCCAGACTGCTACCGTATGAATTGGGGAGGTCAAGGTAATGGGCTTCCAATACATGCCATTGTCTAGCAGTTCAACACCCGGATTCCAGAATCCCCACATCAAGCCAAGAGTGCCGGGACAGCCGGGGTGGTATCCGCCATCGGACGGGATGCCGGTGTAGGCCCCGTTGCAAGGTGCTGGCGGCCGTGTATTCCATGATGGATGGTCATAACACCCCTTTTGCAGCAGTCATAACACTCTCTCCTGCAGGCATCCCCGCCTGCGGCATGCGTCCATACGCCCTTCGTACAACTAGAACGCCTTAATGCTTCCCTTCCTTCGCATCTGCGGACAGCATCGTTCCGTCGTTTTTGACTCTCCGGTGTAGGATCTCGTCAATGATACCAAAGTCCTTGGCTTCCTCTGCCGTCAAGTACTTGTCTCTCTCCATCATGTCATTGATTGCCTGCATGTCGTACTTTTCGAAGCCAAAGGACTTGTTGATGTGGCTCTGTACAATCTTGTTGATCTGGTCTCGCAGCCTTTGTATTTGGTTCGCATAGATGAGGATGTCTGACGCCTGTCCTCTTGTCCCTCCCAGCGGTTGGTGGACCATAATGGAGCTGTGTGGGAGCGCATATCTTTTCCCTGGCTCGCCTCCAATCAGAAGAATAGCCGCCATAGATGCGGCGCCACCAACGCACACAGTCGATACCGGGGACTTGATGTAGGTCATGGTGTCGTAAATAGCCAACCCAGAGCTCACTTCGCCGCCAGGTGAGTTGATGTACATCGTAATTGGCTTGTCGGGGTTGTCCGATTCGAGCCAGAGAAGCTGCGCAACTATCGAGGCTGAGACTGTGTCATCAATGGCTCCGTTGAGGCAGACAATCCGTTCCTGCAGCAGTTTGGAGAAGATATCGGCTTCGAGAAGGATCAGCATCGCCGAGTCCTAGAATGCTCATGAAACCCAAGGCTTACATGTTCGCCAGCCGCCAGCCTGAATAGTTAGTAAGTTTTCCAAAGGACAAATGGATATCAGACAGAAGCGCTCGCCAACGTACTGTTACTTCTGTGATGTATGGCATAGGGATGCCGCCACTCGTGGGAGGGATGCCGCCTGGGAATGTGCTGAACTTGGAGGTGCGGCGACAATGCGAGGCGCCTAAGCGCCTGAGCAGGTGAAAAGCTGTTCTTTGAGTATTCATGATAGCGTATCGATATGTGGTAAGCTGGATTGGGAGGTCGCGAGAAAGTAAACAATCCAAATCTAATTGACGGTtgcgatgatggtggagagagagggacaGCTCCAAGAAGCTCCCCCAGCTCCGCTGACGTTGACGGCTTGGCAACCGACCTGCCAAAGACAGTCGCACGGCACAGGGTGCGCACGGACACATCCCGAGTGGGCAGGAGAATTTGGATATCACTGCTCTCACTTACACACTTGCAAGAAACCCTCATCGGACCTCCAAAGAACAATCACAAGATGTTGCAAAGATTCGGCAGAGGTCTCTCCAGGCCAGTAGCACTGGAATCCTATACCTCATCATGTGGATCTTTACGAACCTACCGACAATTCCACAACACTACTCGGAGAAAGGCAGAAGATTCAAGAGACAACGATGAGAAGTCAGCATATGAGCGCTCAGTTGAATCCTTGAACATCGATCCAGAAAATAAAACAGTCACAACCGTCGTCGGAAACTTACCCCTCTCCCCAATTATGGATCCCGAGTTTCACAAAGCCCGAAATAATttcaccaaaccaaaaccaaagcACGCTGTCCGCCCAAAAGACAAGTTCCGCAGGCAACTGGAAAGAAATCCCTATGGTGTGTTGATTCCCAGGCCTCACTTTGCTTCTCGCAGGGCTCTAACAAATTTACACAGCCCGAATGCTCGCTGAGCGCGTCAGAACCTGTGATATCACTGGaaccccccttccaaaaCCCCTCTTGCAGCGCTTCAAGCTCGGCCAGGATCCAACCACAGAAACAACATGGTGGATGCCACAAGATCTTGAGAGTAAAGTTccaaaagaaggaggggaggtcccGGCCGCTACCGAACTTCCGGGCCCTTCTGCGTATATTCTCAACAGCCGTTTGTTTCTACAAGAACTCGTCACGCCCAAAGGCATGTATTCCTCAAGTTTCAGCAGACTACTACGTGCAACTGAGAGCGGGACGGGGCGATACACATCCGCCTTGAATAATGCTCAATGGCGTAAAGACATGGATACCTATCTGCTGGAAACAATGCGCAAACGTGTTTTTGAAGGTCTCATACATGCCGCTCATCTGGCTGAGAAGGGTGGATCAGATGGCAGACCACGCAAATATGTTACCAAGCTCAGCAGCTGGAACGAAGTGAGCGAGTTGAAGCAGCGGCAATGTGTCTTGTTTTTCGGGCCTCCAGAAGCCCTTTCCCCTGACCCTGCGATGGCCTCCGTTCCGTCAGCAATTTCGACCATGGCTATCGAAGGCTCAAAGTTCGGCGAGAAGATCGCAGTGCATGACATGCGAGTGGTGCTGGGCAGAGAACACTTGGCCAAGTTAAGACAAGAATCTACATTACTTCAGGACGGATCATTGTATATGTTGAGGGGACAGGCGAGCATGAGACTGAACATGCTGATATGGAAGCTGCAAGAGTACATTGCTGGCTCGGAAGATTCAGTGGGCGAGGTGGACGATGGGGAGACCGTACCACAACGATCCGAAGATTCCGCGGCCGAACTTGTTCAACCCCAAGAAGAGGACTGGGAGTCATTACTGGATGACGATCTGGACAGGGCTGAAGATCTCAGAGACTGAGCCGAGGCATGGTAACAGGCGGAGTCTCATCTTTATCACAATAAAGGAGAGCAATTGGCCACCTCACCGCTAGAGTCAGAAATCTTGCTATAATCTCACAGGGATGAAACGGTGGGATTGAAGGGGCTGGTGATTACGCAGAAACGTGTGGGTTGTGACGAATGCCAAACTCGGGCTCAAGACAAAATCCCGCCATGGAGGACCATTTTCAGAGCAGACCGAAGCAATGACGGCACGGACGGCACTCCACGGGCAATCGTGATCTTCCGCCTCGGTGAAATGGCAGGGTTGGCAAGCTGGTTAATCCAATCAGAAGGCAATGAATCTTACAGCCTCGCGCATTGTTGCACGGGCAAGGTCTTGATCGCATTACCTGGGCAAAATAACTGCTGCAGGCCACTCCTGATATGGATGGGACTTTGCAAATCGTCAACGCTGTTGCCATGGGGTGTGGGGGTCAAAGGTGACAGTCGACTTTAGACCGCGAAGAGTCCTCCTGGTGGCGCATAGTGCACTTCTTGGTGCGTTTTTCTTGTTCAACAAACTATCACTATGGACTCTCGACTCGGTAACATGCTCAAAATGCCTCCAATATGGAATTGGGAACGACTTACAGACACAATATGGATTGCTTGGTCATGGTTTTGGAGTGGTGCTGCCGCGCTATGTTCGGACGTTCTCTATTCCAAAGGGCCTCGGAAACACACCCCCTGGCTATGCCGGCTCGATATTTGGGTGAAGATCACGATGAGTGTCATTGGACTAGCTCTGACCTGTACGGGTATCTGGGCAGCCGTCTCCTCGGTGATAGAGGCCAAAACAGCAAACGAGTTGGCGCAGTGGACTTCGACCAAAGACTTTGTCGAGTTTTGCGAGTCTGTAAGTGAGGCCTTTTGTTTTGTAACAGCAGACCCGGATGGAAAACTGACTGATAATCCGAAAGCATAACTTCAATGCTTCGAACTGTATGAGTGCTCGAAACAAaacacttcctcctccacccggcTTCTCGCTGCTTAGATGGCGGTCTTTGTCAGTTAGTCTATGGGGCTCCAACTCGACGCCAGAAGAAAGTCAACACTACAGCCTTGACATTACCTCGATTCTTTGTTTCGTCATCGGTGCGATTTTTCTGGTCATCGTCATCGGAACCGCTCTCAGAAGAATCAGCTTTGGGCCAAGCCACCACTCTTCTAATCTACCTCTTGCTCGCTCATCCAATGAGCTCACTGAAAACAACGATCGGATTGTGCAAGAAGTCGGACCCCGTCACCGGAAATCAACTGGCAGACGTAGACGTGAAGCACGACAAGACCGAATCTCCCGATACCGAACAATCGAAAGCAATCACACGGTAGATGACGACACAAGCAGTGATGAACTATACACGCATGGAGAGGACACGAGGCGGTCGAGGTTACGGTTGCGAAggagggcgaagagggtggtAACTGATGAGAATGTTTAGTTGATTCAGAATAGCAGACAAATGGAAATGTTCAAACTCCAGATGGGTTATTTCCACAAAGCAGTTTGAATGGTGGATATGTAGTTGTTACGGGTTGCCATGGAAATGGTTGCGTTGAAGAAAATAATCAGAGGAAAAGCTCAACACCAGAACTGCATCATCATGGTCGTGGTGGCAGCTTCAAAGACGGAGCAAGCACAATGTTCAAGGCAGCGGGTGTGCAGCAATGCTGGCAGTCACCAGCCCAGTGGTAGAAGCGTCAAGTCAGAGGATGCAAGAATAATGCTCCGGGGAAGAGGACCACGGTACACATATCATTTCCCGCATCCAACCTTGCAAGCAACGTCAGCCACCAGGCCAGAATAGGGGGGTGGTCAGATTGGATAAAGCGATGGAGCGGGTCGAAGTCGTGTTTGCGGTTGCCTAGAAAACCCAGGGTTCAATTCTACCTGTAAGCTTTGTTATTAGGTGGTTTTCGATCGTTAGTATCGTGGGGAGTTTGACGTCTAGCACTCAGGGGGGTGCGATGCCTCTTACAACCTGCATATTCGATGTGCCGGCGAGCTTTTTTGTCATGTTCGAAGCTGTTGATcttttttattattatttAATtgcggtgttgggggagatgtcccatcaacaagctcccGGAAGAGTGAGGCTGTCAACAAAAAAGCAGAGTGGTTGTGATCTGGGAGCGAGTCGAACCAGTAGCTCAGGgacagggttagggttcttTGCGCTGACTTACACGACCGATTGATTGGCGCCAGATCTTTTAATTGGGTGGATCCCCTTAACGCGTCGAGACGCGTCTCCCGCCATAATTGTCCACCACTCAACTCAGCACCATTGCGCCAGCCGACCTGTCCAGTCAACAACTCCACGAAACACACCTGCAACATACGCTCGTGGTTTTTGAGCAATCAGTCTTGAAGTTGCGCTGTACAATCAACCACAATGAACCGTATCGACGCCAAGAGGCGCAATGTCGTCGACCATCGCAAGAAGCAGTTCGCCGAGGCAACTTACCAGCCGCAACAATACCCCCACCGCCTCAACTTCtacaccacccctccaacagcAGATATTACTCTCGAGCAGTTTGAACAATGGGCTATCGACAGACTAAGGATTCTTGCCGAGCTCGAGGCTTGCTCGTTCAGGAACAAGACACCGGCGGAAACAGCGGCGCACATGGAACCACTACTCAAGAAATACCTCCCTCTTGATAACAATAGCTCGAACCACTCCCAGCTGTTCGCCCAGAGGCAAAAAGATCACTACAGCCATTTTATTCTTCGTCTTGCGTTCTCTTCAACGGAGGACTTGCGCCGTCGGTTTACTCGTGTCGAATCGATGCTTTTCAGATTGCGCTTCCAGGGCGATGACATGAAGGAGCGCAACGCTTTTGTGCGCACGCTGAATCTTGATTGGGAACCAGtctcggaggaggagaaaacGGAACTTGCCGCCGAGCTGGCAGCTACAGTTGGGTTCTCCGGCAAGAGAGGGCAACCGACGGTgcaggatgaggagtggTCAAAGGTAGACTGGGAAAGAGTCCCTGATTTGATCGAGCACAGAAAGGTGTTTGTCAAAAGGGGGAAAGCCTATGTCCCATCGAGGGAGCAGCAGAGTATGGTCATGACGGAGTTTAACGCCCGTCTGGAGACGTCGTTGGAGGTAAAcaccccttttcccaaccccccctcatATACCTAAATTAACTCTCCCCAGCTCACAGCCCGcgccctcccccgcctcgaCGAAGATGATCGCCTCACCCCTATCCTGAACCACCTCTCCAAAAACTTCATCGCCCCGGACTCAGTCTacaccaactcctcctcggccatcgAAGGCGCCGAGATCTCCGCCCGCAACATCGacaacctctcccaacaTTTCCCCATGTGCATggcccacctccaccgcacCCTCCGCCGCGACTCCAAGCTCCGTCACTTTGGCCGCCTCCAAtacaccctcttcctcaaggGCATCGGTCTAAACCTCGAGGAGTGTCTTGTCTTCTGGCGGTCCTCCTTCAACAAGATGACCGACGACGAGTTCAACAAGGGATACCGGTACAACGTCCGTCATGTCTACGGTGATGTAGGCGGTGACTCCAACAGGAGAAGCGGGGGCTACAGTCCGTACAGTTGTCAGAAGATCCTAACGGAGCATGCTCCCGGTAACGGGGAGGCGCATGGGTGTCCGTACAGGCATTTTGACGAGCAGAATTTGATGAcgctgctggagggggtggggattAGTGATAAGGGGGTGCTgcagggggtgagggaggataagcagaagcagaagttTCATATGGCTTGTAATAGGTATGTTCTGGATCTGTTTATGTTGTGTGTTGGTTTGCATCGTTGGACCTTGGGGGGGGAAGGTCTAGAAGGTCCAGATGTCTTGGCtagatggggatggggactGGTT
The sequence above is a segment of the Podospora pseudocomata strain CBS 415.72m chromosome 2 map unlocalized CBS415.72m_2, whole genome shotgun sequence genome. Coding sequences within it:
- the ILV3 gene encoding dihydroxy-acid dehydratase ilv3 (EggNog:ENOG503NUBR; COG:E), yielding MLPSLLRAGAPRALATGRALPMRNQARLLSTTARRYADEKLNRVSATITQPKSQGASQAMLYATGLSEADMNKPQVGISSVWYDGNPCNMHLLDLSGLVRDSIKKAGLVPMRFNTIGVSDGISMGTTGMRYSLQSREIIADSIETVMNGQWYDANVSLPGCDKNMPGVLIAMGRVNRPSIMVYGGTIKPGCSAGGEPIDIVSAFQAYGQYLSGEIDEKQRFDIIRNACPGGGACGGMYTANTMASAIETLGMTLPGSSSNPAEDPSKKAECESVGEAVKTLLREDIRPRDIMTRQAFENAMTVVTVLGGSTNAVLHLIAIADSVGIKLTIDDFQAVSDRIPFLADLKPSGKYVMEDLCKIGGTPSLLKFLLREGIIDGSGVTVTGKTMKENVEAYPDFPPEQKIIRPMSDPIKPTGHIQILRGSLAPGGCVGKITGKEGLRFEGTAKVYDYEDGFIEALERGEIKKGEKTVVVIRYEGPKGGPGMPEMLKPSSAIMGAGLGKDVALITDGRFSGGSHGFLIGHIVPEAMEGGPIALVQDGDKIVIDAEQRVLNLEIPAEELERRKSQWRAPESKAKRGTLRKYAQLVKDASHGCVTDA
- the vps66 gene encoding Lysophosphatidic acid:oleoyl-CoA acyltransferase 1 (COG:I; EggNog:ENOG503NXYP), which codes for MEKFSQFRDRGSGISPFIPTSSPTSIFSNLTSTILFLIRLPIFLAYTLLYFLFLHHFPLPAVAHKLLLWTYLSIPGIWWVDLQLDGVKRGSLSQQPPSRVPHPGSLIAANFTSPVDALYLAAVFDPIFVVSYPHSRKVQRISLIAAIINALSPAPLSPPPGSSLTDLRTIIEKNPNRVVAIFPESGTTNGKGILPLSPALLTVPAEAKIFPVSMRYTPPDITTPVPGTWIQFLWKLLGRPTHCIRVRIAEGMVNTTKAVNGVSSQEESTPSGEDGVTVEEQKLLDNVAEALARLGRAKRVGLTLKEKDAFVKAWNKRRR
- the KAR3 gene encoding kinesin-like nuclear fusion protein (EggNog:ENOG503NX16; COG:Z), translating into MYPTKPHTASSQRTPPIGSRKQFRCPGEVNTASTIRLSTLHPLRRRGTSPVPSPREDPPLFTTVSHPPTQTGALLLSLSYLLVHFLIPRMRNGANANMESTENGGTFRSGLRAPQVHTSTTTTMAPSAYLQEITNSDQNARPHPSGLLPSKRTYNGAVPDRDAKRKTLAERAGEPISKSQLPAATPSVSRMTGIGLKPTSIASLASTHQTATATSSRPPTTLPGTSRHASTNSFSRTMGAGSRPPISGRAPSSMGFNPSNTRGTTRSRPATVMSGRSAEEDGGPADQKKSRNFSASLQPRTNKVRTQRGRSTASEQSVGIRARMPSKEELTLSKRMGNLSLNDDVGDIASGNQVISKAKEHSLSLMFQPPDGQEQRSSTLQNRRGGATSPDPFRTTNSQANFPSVPVTPPEIRNGRVALEKLGTTVRSIAQTPCSPTKSPSPKKLPFLTKDSHLKTFTGWDVDGRLHEFETQFKEMKEAFDTTITDRKALEEAIQFAKNRASDLEREQQRLMDQTAQLQGQISSLQHDNLSMQQEKQSLILQFESERQKHKYELQDKSREHQHDVEEIKRGFKAEVEQMKWEHQQALEAMERQYRAEMKDRQAQNSKELEELRAKLGSKQEDMNLEVLRKDRQIQELRSLMEGLKLDLDREQTVKGNLQQKLTEMSTTNMTLEDRLRGLNAKIEFLESDSKQQSDSFAHMEARLQDALRVAEEAREKLIKEETERRVLFNKYQELKGNIRVMCRVRPVLGNSEGNPAQISFPDEKTSAQIDVTQEEKNSMGMVSRKVVPFEFDRVFSPAVHNEEIFGEISQLVQSALDGYNVCIFCYGQTGSGKTYTMSSPDGMIPRATHMIYETITKLKEKSWTYTMEGSFVEVYNEELHDLLTPGRESDGKKRLEIRHDDSRKQTTVLNCKTVALDLPDKVEMMLKQAQNNRSVAATKANERSSRSHSVFILKLVGENSATNERCEGTLNLVDLAGSERLKHSQAEGERMRETQNINKSLACLGDVIEALGRGSGHVPYRNSKLTHLLQYSLSGNSKTLMFVMVSPLEAHLKETITSLRFATKVHNTHIGTAKSTKKLVKDRATDY